A genomic window from Cloacibacillus evryensis DSM 19522 includes:
- a CDS encoding TetR/AcrR family transcriptional regulator translates to MARTPNEERRRLKLETILECACAVFCRKGFNSVTMKDIVDECGISRGGIYLYYHSVEEVFVAAAKYHTKRKYDGICKLVGTGIPFGELLDSYFATQKERFLHMENSILLATYEYFFTHRGPEDRALQQSLVSSLHDTIAEILNLGARQGVLADKGLPELTENFLFVFEGMSVLALLGGISEERIDRQLALMRSQLPLK, encoded by the coding sequence ATGGCAAGGACACCAAACGAAGAACGCCGGCGGCTTAAACTTGAAACGATCCTTGAGTGCGCGTGCGCCGTCTTTTGCCGTAAAGGATTCAACAGTGTAACGATGAAGGACATCGTCGACGAATGCGGGATCAGCAGAGGCGGCATCTATCTCTACTATCATTCGGTCGAGGAGGTCTTCGTCGCCGCCGCCAAATATCATACGAAACGCAAATACGACGGCATCTGCAAGCTGGTTGGCACGGGCATCCCCTTCGGCGAATTGCTTGATTCCTACTTTGCGACACAGAAAGAGCGCTTCCTGCACATGGAGAACAGCATCCTGCTGGCTACCTACGAATACTTCTTTACACATCGCGGGCCGGAGGACAGGGCCTTGCAGCAGTCGCTTGTCAGCAGCCTGCACGACACGATCGCCGAGATATTGAACCTCGGCGCGAGACAGGGAGTTCTGGCGGACAAAGGCCTGCCGGAGCTCACGGAGAATTTTCTATTTGTATTTGAGGGGATGAGCGTGCTCGCGCTGCTCGGAGGCATCAGCGAAGAGCGGATCGACAGACAGCTCGCGCTGATGAGGTCGCAGCTGCCTTTGAAATGA